Proteins encoded within one genomic window of Gallus gallus isolate bGalGal1 chromosome 1, bGalGal1.mat.broiler.GRCg7b, whole genome shotgun sequence:
- the CEP126 gene encoding centrosomal protein of 126 kDa isoform X1, giving the protein MAAVQPRERAVPRTAMPGRCMEPGGTGGAALWWRHLQRPAGRGAGADLCADRALAVPLGWDLEEERWALREGQRLCRSRARKYLVETNRRRRAFEERRKQKEEKEQRFREQVLQQRKIKFWETTEKFQRAHLPASQHKRIVQTKAAFQLEEALEQIKGSVLTSGLCLPSRNKTTCRTTDDTSYSSASSNGYSHQEQISAMVGLDKAMQESSRTKVDNNQLLFQKNLKEMQQLLEKQHLSNLENFHKEAKRTDGSESLSSLDSLEAGDQNGNDTPPSESSLTTSCDRAPYIPGKSQIRSNDMFYAAPNTSKNVHLNNCQRNLDSQNNHSDLPTEDLLAKRNVLTLAEHTNDTEEESPASHRSGKIVAEFSTSGNQESSVNKAFPFQQNLKEERNNSSSGVCSTSATGPSVFSSSKAWASPDSVPGERVQDLTQNQSFKMTPQKRSKSVQTSTEPIATSRILFPNRRCSSGISSPADVVPKDRNFSTDFLKNNLGKVIETNEKNIKSIDDIDQGSSLLQDIPNASALCNVKKQNNKDEEKAHVVETMSLVSDTELGFGTPTQHNSQKNNIYDRKRAKLVRSILKKEAKAVVMNHGIIFGTRPVSSIKDSLELAKSKKKSAENTKNSRKLKWCDQINQIIAENNENCYEESTGEISSAQLYCVQTVSNAPCANSCVGAHPSNTVLTENRHENSHISKPNVNSAESNKECTSLNMFMSTGSSFPKKVWMVSKHEEGKSPVSGNCDKFHEENQHRNKAKIIRSPRPIRDQLCSVPRSSRGPGTAVRLQSATEGRAAQGRMLAPQPPSASAPGSKHGKTRASPAARQLLPSSHPQDTTTNGNSLNERRALLTKQILNKSTPGSSESITCSSEVATVLSTPRCSTSCEPQAKQTGSVSSGPTTGCQHCSVTCTEQRANTENRSHLNRSPTAEETTAWKGARVALTPKDTAAGVTQNHMSHYNNSHTTKCQPCKAPVSHIPTGDSSQKSCCKVSSRMNKLGFFHANSVVPLTKQRQIFNSFENKHGVFTEQRRQTVDSKRWQPTYHTQNLLRAVQLHPVQSAFDPAQNRNYTYKSEEVSESTAQFLMAEKLTSTAAVEDEILAAMGSVQPARQPLLCNTAPRPGTSALSLEEEKIFQSLDRLNQRLQNVQEAITRNPAVSEILQKTTPF; this is encoded by the exons AGCCTTTGAAGAAAGACggaagcaaaaagaagaaaaagaacaaagatttaGAGAACAAGTCttgcagcaaaggaaaattaaattttgGGAAACAACTGAGAAGTTCCAGCGTGCTCATCTCCCTGCTTCCCAACACAAGCGGATAG TCCagacaaaagcagcttttcagttaGAAGAAGCTCTTGAACAAATTAAAGGATCAGTTTTAACATCAGGATTGTGCTTgccaagcagaaacaaaactacCTGCAG AACCACAGATGACACTTCATACTCATCAGCATCAAGCAATGGTTATTCGCATCAGGAGCAGATTTCAGCAATGGTTGGCTTGGACAAAGCaatgcaggagagcagcagaacaaaagtgGATAATAACCAACTTCTATTccagaaaaatctgaaagaaatgcagcagctgcttgaaAAACAGCATCTCAGCAACTTGGAG aattttcatAAGGAAGCCAAAAGGACAGACGGTTCAGAAAGCTTATCAAGTCTTGACAGTCTTGAGGCTGGAGATCAAAATGGAAACGACACTCCACCGAGTGAATCATCTTTGACTACAAGTTGTGACCGTGCCCCATATATTCCAGGAAAGTCGCAGATTAGGAGTAACGATATGTTTTATGCAGCCCCAAATACTTCTAAAAACGTGCATCTAAATAATTGTCAAAGAAATTTAGATTCCCAAAACAACCACAGTGACTTACCTACTGAGGACCTTTTAGCTAAACGCAACGTTCTAACTCTTGCTGAACATACAAACGATACAGAAGAGGAATCACCCGCTTCTCACAGATCTGGAAAAATAGTTGCAGAGTTCTCTACTTCTGGCAATCAAGAAAGCTCTGtaaataaagcatttccttttcagcaaaatctaaaagaagaaaggaacaatTCATCTTCTGGAGTTTGTAGCACATCAGCAACCGGgccttctgttttcagttctaGCAAAGCCTGGGCCAGCCCTGATTCTGTTCCAGGAGAAAGAGTTCAGGATCTGACGCAAAATCAGAGCTTTAAAATGACCCcacaaaaaagaagcaaatctGTGCAAACCTCCACTGAACCTATTGCAACATCCAGAATCTTATTTCCTAATCGGAGGTGTTCCTCTGGCATTTCCAGCCCAGCTGATGTGGTGCCAAAGGACAGGAACTTCAGCAcggattttttaaaaaataatttaggaaAAGTGattgaaacaaatgaaaaaaacattaaatctaTTGATGACATTGACCAAGGATCATCTTTACTTCAGGACATACCAAATGCCTCAGCTCTGTGCAACGTtaagaaacagaacaacaaagatgaagaaaaggcTCATGTGGTTGAAACTATGTCATTGGTGTCTGACACAGAGCTGGGTTTTGGCACTCCTACACAGCACAACTcccagaaaaacaacatttatgacagaaaaagagcaaaactgGTCAGAAGTATCTTAAAGAAAGAGGCTAAAGCTGTGGTTATGAACCACGGGATCATTTTTGGAACTCGGCCTGTGTCTTCTATCAAAGACAGTTTAGAActtgcaaaaagcaaaaagaaaagtgcaGAAAATACGAAAAACAGTAGAAAGCTAAAATGGTGTGATCAAATTAACCAGATAatagcagaaaataatgaaaattgcTACGAGGAAAGCACTGGTGAAATATCTTCTGCACAGCTTTACTGTGTTCAAACTGTGAGTAATGCTCCTTGTGCTAATTCATGTGTGGGTGCTCACCCTTCTAACACCGTGCTCACAGAAAATCGTCATGAAAATTCGCATATATCCAAACCAAATGTTAATTCTGCAGAATCAAATAAAGAATGCACCTCTCTTAATATGTTTATGTCTACTGGATCCTCTTTTCCTAAAAAAGTTTGGATGGTATCAAAACATGAAGAAGGCAAATCGCCAGTATCCGGTAACTGTGATAAATTTCACGAAGAGAATCAACACAGAAATAAGGCAAAAATAATCAGAAGTCCAAGACCCATAAGAGACCAGTTATGTTCTGTGCCCAGGAGTAGcagaggccctggcactgcagtCCGACTGCAGTCAGCCACTGAAGGCCGAGCAGCACAGGGGAGGATGCTGGCACCTCAGCCGCCATCTGCATCTGCACCGGGGAGCAAACATGGCAAAACCAGAGCCAGCCCAGCTGCAAGGCAGCTCCTGCCTTCTTCCCATCCTCAAGATACTACTACCAATGGGAACTCTTTAAATGAAAGGAGAGCCTTGTTGACAAAACAGATCTTAAATAAAAGCACACCAGGAAGCAGTGAGAGCATAACTTGTAGTTCTGAGGTGGCCACTGTGCTGTCCACACCTCGCTGCAGCACATCCTGTGAACCTCAGGCAAAACAGACTGGTTCTGTAAGCAGCGGGCCAACAACTGGCTGCCAGCACTGTTCTGTAACCTGCACTGAACAACGTGCtaatacagaaaacagatcACATCTCAATCGTAGCCCAACAGCTGAGGAAACAACTGCATGGAAAGGGGCGCGTGTTGCTCTCACTCCCAAGGACACTGCTGCTG gtGTTACTCAAAATCATATGTCACATTACAACAATTCACATACAACTAAATGCCAGCCTTGTAAAGCTCCTGTATCCCATATTCccactggggacagcagccagaAGAGTTGTTGCAAAGTTTCTTCTAGGATGAACAAATTGGGCTTTTTCCATGCAAACA gtGTTGTTCCCCTtacaaaacaaaggcagatttttaacagctttgaaaacaaacatggaGTTTTTACAGAACAGAGAAGGCAAACTGTAGATTCTAAAAGATGGCAGCCGACTTATCATACACAG AATTTGTTACGTGCCGTCCAGCTGCATCCTGTTCAGTCTGCATTTGATCCAGCACAAAATAGGAATTACACCTATAAGTCTGAGGAAG tttcagaaagcactgctcaGTTTCTTATGGCAGAAAAACTAACAAGTACAGCAGCTGTAGAAGATGAAATCCTAGCAGCTATGGGAAGCGTGCAACCAGCCAGACAGCCCCTACTGTGTAACACAGCTCCACGTCCAGGCACGAGTGCACTTTCATTAGAAGAAGAGAAGATTTTCCAGTCTCTTGATCGTCTCAATCAAAGGCTACAAA